A single genomic interval of Staphylococcus hyicus harbors:
- the trhA gene encoding PAQR family membrane homeostasis protein TrhA, translating into MSQMNATKITKRKLNAFKEINPLSFGEEIGNAVSHGFAALLMLIALPYAAVHSYILSGVTMSISVSVFVISLFLMFLSSTVYHTMKQASSHKYVLRIIDHSMIYVAISGSYTPISLVLVGGWLGWTVMILLWGITIWGILYKALSTHVNPKLSLFIYLFMGWVGVIYFPIILKEQAWTFLIFIILGGLAYTIGAWFYAQKNRPYFHMIWHIFILIASIFHFIGIVYFM; encoded by the coding sequence ATGTCACAAATGAATGCCACAAAAATTACAAAACGTAAATTAAATGCATTTAAGGAAATCAATCCACTCTCTTTTGGAGAAGAAATTGGAAATGCCGTATCACACGGGTTTGCTGCTTTATTAATGCTTATTGCACTCCCTTATGCTGCAGTGCATAGTTATATCTTATCAGGTGTGACTATGTCTATTAGTGTATCGGTGTTCGTTATTAGTTTGTTTTTAATGTTTTTATCATCAACGGTTTATCATACAATGAAACAAGCGTCATCTCATAAATATGTATTACGAATTATCGATCATAGCATGATTTATGTTGCAATTTCAGGAAGCTACACGCCTATTTCGTTAGTGCTTGTTGGTGGATGGCTAGGGTGGACAGTGATGATATTATTATGGGGCATCACCATATGGGGGATTTTATATAAAGCATTATCTACGCACGTTAACCCTAAATTGAGTTTATTTATCTATTTGTTTATGGGATGGGTCGGTGTCATTTATTTCCCAATTATCCTTAAAGAACAAGCATGGACATTTTTAATATTTATCATTTTAGGAGGGCTTGCCTATACGATTGGTGCATGGTTTTATGCACAAAAAAATAGACCTTATTTTCATATGATATGGCACATCTTTATTTTAATTGCCTCGATTTTTCATTTTATTGGAATTGTATATTTTATGTAG
- the sdrM gene encoding multidrug efflux MFS transporter SdrM: MKMKQLNVILSLVLIMFMSAIETTIVSIALPTMRKDLHPDVSIAFVFTIYFIGIVVAIPFMSELMSRIKIRTITLVGLGFFIGGSLLAGFSKSFEILLLSRFIQGVGAGINMSLAQIVPKLAFEIPFRYKVMGIVGSVWGISSIIGPFIGGLILEWSTWHWLFFINVPIGAVATILVIISYQFNSETIEKRVVDYIGILLFYVFIGLLMWIVMTFQMNWFYVIFIGLLILYSLGLKRYFKSKMHAFISVNEFTPLIRLAFITDIFIAMILIGFNVFIPSYLQDELHFSPLESGLIIFPLSVGWLLINFMMDYVDKRLSIKLFYLTLIGFLFLASLSVMMNVNHPICIAITVFFAGMGFGSAYTKDSVLVQEGVSQGQLKKMMSLFTLNRNLGNAIGSAIMGTVYSISISFIHVPIQHVMALVMLMLALLWAIWQLQRPNFK, from the coding sequence ATGAAAATGAAGCAACTTAATGTAATACTATCATTAGTGTTAATCATGTTTATGTCAGCTATTGAAACGACAATTGTCTCTATCGCATTGCCAACCATGCGTAAAGACCTACATCCGGATGTTTCTATCGCATTTGTGTTTACGATTTACTTTATAGGTATTGTGGTCGCAATTCCCTTTATGAGTGAATTGATGTCACGAATTAAAATACGTACGATTACATTGGTTGGATTGGGTTTCTTTATAGGCGGTAGTCTGTTGGCGGGTTTTAGTAAATCATTTGAAATATTATTATTATCACGGTTTATTCAGGGCGTAGGTGCAGGGATTAATATGTCTCTTGCCCAAATTGTTCCGAAGTTAGCTTTTGAAATTCCTTTTAGATATAAAGTGATGGGAATCGTTGGAAGTGTCTGGGGTATTTCAAGTATTATTGGCCCTTTTATAGGTGGTTTGATACTTGAATGGTCAACATGGCATTGGCTGTTTTTCATTAATGTGCCAATTGGTGCCGTTGCCACTATATTGGTAATCATTAGTTACCAGTTTAATTCAGAAACGATAGAAAAACGCGTTGTTGATTACATTGGTATATTGCTATTTTATGTTTTTATCGGTCTTTTAATGTGGATTGTCATGACTTTTCAAATGAATTGGTTTTATGTCATATTCATAGGTTTGCTTATTTTATATAGCTTAGGACTCAAACGCTATTTTAAAAGTAAAATGCATGCATTTATTTCTGTTAATGAATTTACACCATTAATACGACTTGCTTTTATTACCGATATATTTATTGCTATGATTTTAATTGGTTTTAATGTGTTTATTCCTTCTTATTTACAAGATGAATTACATTTTTCGCCCTTAGAAAGTGGATTGATTATTTTTCCATTATCTGTAGGATGGTTACTTATTAACTTTATGATGGATTACGTTGACAAGCGTTTATCAATTAAATTGTTTTATTTAACATTGATAGGATTTCTTTTTTTAGCAAGTTTGAGTGTCATGATGAATGTTAATCATCCGATATGCATTGCAATTACTGTGTTTTTTGCGGGTATGGGCTTTGGAAGTGCATATACGAAAGATAGTGTATTAGTTCAAGAAGGGGTCTCACAAGGTCAACTCAAAAAAATGATGTCTTTATTTACGTTAAATCGTAATTTAGGAAATGCGATTGGTTCTGCAATTATGGGAACGGTATATAGTATCTCAATATCCTTTATCCATGTTCCGATTCAACATGTTATGGCTTTAGTGATGCTTATGCTTGCGCTATTATGGGCGATATGGCAACTACAGCGCCCAAACTTTAAATGA
- a CDS encoding SepA family multidrug efflux transporter, which translates to MKRKFNLINILTLLVIMMIFVISGGIFLTLLAFGLFGLSRILIFLHLAEFTFNEGFYDNLFYYGSYILLGYFLIYCIEYVMDMLKKKLHPNPYLQGMTFHLITYTMIVFLFYFIVHVHFSHIHIEYWVLMIIFAFLYMCKEIFYPDSENLYQNRK; encoded by the coding sequence TTGAAGCGAAAATTTAATTTAATTAATATCCTTACGTTACTCGTGATTATGATGATTTTTGTCATATCAGGTGGCATATTTTTAACATTACTAGCATTTGGTCTGTTTGGGCTAAGTCGCATATTGATCTTTTTACATCTCGCAGAATTTACATTTAACGAAGGTTTTTACGATAATTTATTCTATTACGGTAGTTATATTTTATTGGGTTATTTTCTCATTTATTGTATTGAATATGTGATGGATATGTTAAAAAAGAAACTTCATCCTAACCCATATTTACAAGGTATGACTTTTCACCTCATCACTTACACTATGATCGTTTTCTTATTTTATTTCATTGTACATGTGCATTTTTCGCATATCCATATTGAGTACTGGGTGTTAATGATTATTTTTGCATTTCTTTATATGTGTAAAGAGATTTTTTATCCCGATTCAGAAAATTTATATCAAAATCGCAAATGA
- a CDS encoding MDR family MFS transporter, with amino-acid sequence MATKQIGKDERNIIVAVMLISAFTAILNQTLLNTALPDIMKGLNIDESTSQWLVTGFMLVNGIMIPLTAYFMDRIPTRTLYMIAMGIFLLGSFIAALAPNFAILMIARVIQAMGAGIIMPLSQFTMFTLFPKDQRGFAMGLSGLVIQFAPAIGPTLSGVLVDHFSWRVPLIVVVVVAVIGYIFGFKFMHNFSTTKSVKLDKVSVILSTLGFGMMLYAFSIAGTMGFHHPIVIISLSLSLIIIFWFIKRQLSIDHPILRLEAFKNRTFALTSIASMIAFTSMVGPALLVPIYIQNVLGLSAFLSGLVVLPGAMINGVMSVVNGKIYDKVGARILIIPGFTLLLITTLMLSQITAHTSYMYVITVFTIRLVSLSFIMMPLNTAGINALENDMVSHGTAIMNALRTISGSMGTAIMVTAMAIGASWYKPDITIAKMMIQKEAMAFGVDSAFYVASFMVFIGLVISLFIHDRTKVKKNTM; translated from the coding sequence ATGGCAACAAAACAAATTGGGAAAGATGAGCGTAATATAATTGTAGCAGTGATGTTAATTAGTGCATTCACAGCAATTCTAAATCAAACACTTTTAAATACAGCTTTACCAGACATTATGAAAGGGTTAAACATTGACGAGAGTACATCTCAATGGTTAGTAACAGGATTTATGTTAGTAAACGGAATTATGATTCCGTTGACCGCATATTTTATGGATCGGATACCTACGCGTACGCTTTATATGATTGCGATGGGCATCTTTCTTTTAGGATCTTTTATCGCGGCTTTGGCACCAAATTTTGCGATATTAATGATAGCTCGAGTGATACAAGCGATGGGCGCTGGCATTATTATGCCCTTAAGTCAATTCACGATGTTTACACTCTTTCCAAAAGATCAACGTGGCTTCGCAATGGGTCTTTCTGGTCTAGTGATTCAGTTTGCACCCGCAATCGGACCTACGTTATCTGGGGTGCTCGTTGATCATTTTTCATGGCGCGTGCCATTAATTGTAGTGGTTGTCGTGGCAGTCATTGGTTATATATTTGGCTTTAAATTCATGCACAATTTTAGTACAACAAAATCTGTAAAGTTGGATAAAGTATCAGTCATACTTTCAACACTAGGGTTTGGTATGATGTTATATGCATTTAGTATCGCAGGGACAATGGGTTTCCATCATCCAATTGTCATCATTAGCTTATCCCTAAGTCTTATCATTATCTTTTGGTTTATTAAACGGCAACTTTCAATCGATCATCCTATTTTAAGATTAGAAGCGTTTAAAAATCGTACTTTTGCTTTAACGTCCATTGCTTCAATGATTGCATTTACATCAATGGTAGGTCCAGCGCTTTTAGTACCGATTTATATTCAAAATGTACTTGGATTATCTGCCTTTTTATCTGGTTTAGTTGTCTTACCCGGTGCAATGATTAACGGCGTGATGTCTGTAGTAAACGGTAAAATATATGATAAAGTAGGTGCACGCATTCTTATTATTCCAGGATTTACACTGTTACTCATCACAACGTTGATGCTTAGTCAAATTACGGCACATACATCGTATATGTATGTTATTACCGTATTTACTATTCGTTTAGTCTCACTTTCTTTCATTATGATGCCTTTAAATACTGCTGGCATTAATGCGCTTGAAAACGATATGGTGTCACACGGGACAGCAATTATGAATGCTTTGCGTACTATTTCAGGCTCTATGGGAACAGCAATCATGGTTACTGCGATGGCTATTGGAGCATCATGGTACAAACCAGACATAACTATTGCAAAAATGATGATTCAAAAAGAGGCGATGGCTTTTGGAGTTGATTCGGCTTTTTATGTTGCTTCATTTATGGTGTTTATTGGCTTGGTCATTAGCTTATTCATTCATGACCGTACTAAAGTAAAGAAAAATACGATGTAA
- a CDS encoding Mrp/NBP35 family ATP-binding protein, translated as MLTQEQVKSILGEMIDPSVNVPLKETEGLIEVSIKEDKAHVSVKVAMAKLGGQHQLDLQMAIVEKLKENGAKTVGIRFEALPDEKVQKFKETDDSKQQTIEEFLAQGNDLEFIAIASGKGGVGKSTVSVNLAVALARQGKRVGLIDADIYGFSVPDMMGIDTKPNIEGKSVVPVERHGVKVISMAFFVEENAPVIWRGPMLGKMLTNFFTDVKWGELDYLILDLPPGTGDVALDVHTMLPSSKEIIVTTPHPTAAFVAARAGAMAKHTDHSILGVIENMSYFQSKETGNKEYIFGQGGGQKLANELQTDLLGQLPLAQPSWKPADFSPSVYQPEDELGQIYLDMAQKIIAKTQV; from the coding sequence GTGTTAACACAAGAGCAAGTTAAATCTATCTTAGGTGAAATGATTGATCCATCGGTTAACGTTCCTCTTAAAGAGACGGAAGGGTTAATAGAAGTTTCTATTAAAGAGGACAAAGCACATGTCAGTGTAAAAGTTGCAATGGCGAAATTAGGGGGACAGCACCAGCTTGATTTACAAATGGCAATTGTTGAGAAATTAAAAGAAAATGGTGCAAAAACAGTGGGTATTCGTTTTGAAGCCTTGCCCGATGAGAAAGTACAAAAATTTAAAGAAACGGATGATTCAAAGCAACAAACAATAGAAGAATTTTTAGCGCAGGGCAATGATTTAGAATTTATTGCTATTGCTTCTGGTAAAGGAGGCGTGGGTAAATCAACAGTTTCTGTTAATTTAGCTGTGGCATTGGCACGACAAGGAAAACGTGTAGGATTAATAGATGCGGATATATATGGGTTCAGTGTCCCTGATATGATGGGTATTGACACCAAACCCAATATTGAAGGGAAATCGGTGGTACCTGTGGAACGGCATGGGGTTAAAGTGATTTCAATGGCGTTTTTCGTTGAGGAGAATGCACCCGTGATTTGGCGTGGTCCTATGTTAGGTAAGATGCTTACAAATTTCTTCACAGATGTTAAATGGGGAGAACTCGACTATTTAATTCTTGATTTACCTCCTGGAACAGGGGATGTAGCCCTAGATGTGCATACCATGTTACCGTCAAGTAAAGAAATTATTGTTACTACACCACATCCAACTGCAGCATTTGTAGCAGCTAGAGCAGGTGCGATGGCAAAACACACTGATCATAGTATATTAGGTGTTATAGAAAATATGTCTTATTTCCAAAGTAAAGAAACAGGAAACAAAGAATACATTTTTGGTCAAGGTGGCGGTCAAAAATTAGCTAATGAACTACAAACAGATTTGTTAGGCCAACTTCCTTTAGCACAGCCCTCTTGGAAACCGGCTGATTTTTCACCATCAGTATACCAACCTGAAGATGAACTAGGCCAAATATATCTTGATATGGCACAAAAAATAATAGCGAAAACACAAGTATAA
- the rocF gene encoding arginase, whose protein sequence is MNKVIEIIGAPTTFGQKKLGVNFGPDAIRYAGAVARLKRIGHTVIDSGNVDTPPVDLEKFQSKQPGLQNYDEILTFSNHLKDKVSESIQNHHFPVILGGDHSLAIGSISGVSENYKELGIIWYDAHGDLNLPEESPSGNVHGMPLRILAGEGEDGLVQLGGFAPKVKPENIVLIGMRDLDYGEREYIKKHDIKTYTMAEIDEMGIKAVISETIDYLKDRTDGVHLSLDVDALDPEETPGTGTKVLGGLTYRESHFALEQLQKSGLITSMDLVEVNPLLDEGNKTAEQAVALLGSFFGESLL, encoded by the coding sequence ATGAATAAAGTGATAGAAATTATTGGTGCACCTACAACATTTGGTCAAAAAAAACTGGGGGTTAATTTTGGACCTGATGCAATTCGTTATGCTGGTGCAGTTGCTCGTTTAAAACGCATTGGTCATACCGTAATTGACAGCGGTAATGTAGATACACCACCAGTTGATTTAGAAAAATTTCAATCAAAACAGCCTGGGCTACAAAATTATGATGAAATTCTCACATTTTCAAATCATTTGAAAGATAAAGTTTCTGAAAGTATTCAAAATCATCATTTTCCAGTGATTCTTGGCGGCGATCATTCATTAGCAATTGGTTCAATTTCAGGAGTCAGTGAAAATTATAAAGAATTAGGCATTATTTGGTATGATGCACATGGAGATTTAAACCTTCCAGAAGAATCACCATCTGGAAATGTTCATGGTATGCCGCTTCGAATATTGGCTGGTGAAGGCGAGGATGGTTTAGTACAACTCGGTGGCTTTGCGCCCAAAGTGAAACCAGAAAATATTGTTCTAATTGGTATGCGTGATTTAGATTATGGTGAACGTGAATATATTAAAAAGCATGATATTAAAACTTATACTATGGCAGAAATAGATGAAATGGGAATCAAAGCAGTTATTTCAGAAACAATTGATTATTTGAAAGACCGCACAGATGGTGTGCATCTTTCATTAGATGTAGATGCTTTAGACCCAGAAGAAACACCAGGAACAGGGACTAAAGTGTTAGGCGGACTTACATATAGAGAGAGTCATTTCGCGTTAGAGCAACTTCAAAAATCTGGATTAATTACATCTATGGATCTAGTTGAAGTAAATCCTTTATTAGATGAAGGTAATAAAACGGCAGAACAGGCTGTGGCATTATTGGGTTCATTTTTTGGAGAAAGTTTGTTATAA
- the cdaA gene encoding diadenylate cyclase CdaA, with the protein MQISNLFQNLSTLEVITGILDLLIVWYVIYLLITVFKGTKAIQLLKGILFILVGKGISEYLQLTTTSRLFDLVMQWGFLAIIVIFQPEIRRALEQLGRGSLFKRYAMTSSVEVPKLVESVSKSVQYMAKRRIGALIVFEKETGLQDYIETGIPMHSDISQELLINVFIPNTPLHDGAMIIQGDKIATAASYLPLSDSPKIAKSLGTRHRAAVGISEVSDAFTVIVSEETGSISVTFDGKLRKDISIEAFEELLTEHWFGSHFSKKGVN; encoded by the coding sequence ATGCAAATTTCTAACCTCTTTCAAAACTTGAGTACGCTTGAGGTCATTACTGGTATTCTAGATTTATTAATTGTATGGTACGTCATTTACCTACTCATCACTGTTTTTAAAGGAACTAAAGCAATACAGTTGTTAAAGGGAATTTTATTTATATTGGTAGGTAAAGGTATCAGTGAATATTTACAGTTGACGACGACTTCAAGACTATTTGATTTAGTCATGCAATGGGGGTTCCTTGCAATAATTGTTATTTTTCAACCTGAGATTAGACGTGCGTTAGAACAGCTTGGAAGAGGGAGTTTGTTCAAACGATATGCGATGACATCTTCAGTAGAAGTGCCAAAACTTGTTGAATCAGTTTCTAAATCTGTTCAATACATGGCAAAACGACGTATTGGTGCTTTAATTGTTTTTGAAAAAGAGACCGGATTACAAGATTACATAGAAACAGGTATTCCGATGCACTCTGATATTTCACAAGAGTTATTAATCAATGTGTTTATTCCAAATACACCATTACATGATGGAGCGATGATCATTCAAGGCGACAAAATTGCGACTGCAGCAAGTTATTTACCTTTGTCAGATAGTCCTAAAATAGCTAAAAGTTTAGGAACAAGACATCGTGCAGCAGTGGGTATTTCGGAGGTCTCCGATGCTTTTACAGTGATTGTATCAGAAGAAACAGGATCTATTTCTGTGACATTTGATGGAAAATTACGTAAAGATATCTCAATTGAAGCATTTGAAGAACTTTTAACTGAACATTGGTTTGGATCACATTTTTCAAAGAAAGGCGTGAATTAA
- a CDS encoding CdaR family protein: protein MFESKWGLRFFAFILALLLFLSVNNVFGESFNTDRISNDGNKTIKNVPVEVINNNKNLYVSGAPDSVDVELSGPQSKILQAQKIEDYKVTLDVSDASPGEHTVDFQVRGLDKDINYRVYPKEASLSIEKKESRMITVEPNTSPYAVDPNYKIKDESVSPRTVKVVGGKEQLDRIAFAKASYTNDNGISEKTTGQAKVAVFDKNMNKLDVQIVPSSVDLTVDVEPYYKKVKVKVIRKGEPQDGATISDVSLNKDTIEIYGNRKDLEDIEDITAHVDVNGVSETTNREVKLDLPPGVTHAKPSTVEATIKVN, encoded by the coding sequence ATGTTTGAATCTAAATGGGGACTTCGATTTTTTGCATTTATACTCGCGTTATTACTTTTCCTTTCTGTAAATAATGTGTTTGGTGAATCTTTTAATACGGATCGCATTTCAAATGATGGCAATAAAACAATTAAAAATGTACCTGTTGAGGTTATTAATAATAATAAAAATCTATATGTATCAGGTGCGCCAGACAGTGTAGATGTTGAATTGAGCGGTCCACAGTCTAAAATTTTGCAAGCTCAAAAAATTGAAGATTATAAAGTAACATTAGACGTCTCTGATGCGAGTCCAGGAGAGCATACCGTTGACTTTCAAGTGCGTGGTTTAGATAAAGATATCAATTATCGTGTCTATCCGAAAGAGGCATCACTATCAATTGAAAAGAAAGAAAGTAGAATGATTACTGTAGAACCAAACACAAGTCCATATGCAGTGGATCCAAACTATAAAATTAAAGATGAATCAGTGTCACCAAGAACTGTAAAAGTTGTAGGCGGCAAAGAACAACTTGATCGAATCGCTTTTGCAAAGGCAAGTTACACGAATGATAATGGCATCTCTGAAAAAACAACTGGACAGGCAAAAGTGGCAGTTTTCGATAAAAATATGAATAAATTAGATGTTCAAATTGTGCCTTCTTCAGTAGATTTAACGGTCGATGTGGAACCATATTATAAAAAAGTGAAAGTGAAAGTGATCCGAAAAGGGGAACCACAAGACGGGGCAACGATTTCTGATGTAAGCCTTAATAAAGACACCATTGAAATATATGGTAATCGTAAAGATCTTGAAGACATCGAAGACATCACAGCACATGTGGACGTGAATGGTGTTTCAGAAACGACAAATAGGGAAGTTAAACTAGACTTACCACCTGGTGTGACACACGCAAAACCTTCAACGGTGGAAGCTACTATTAAAGTAAATTAA
- the glmM gene encoding phosphoglucosamine mutase, whose protein sequence is MGKYFGTDGVRGVANQELTPELAFKLGRYGGYVLAHNQHKDHPRVLVGKDTRVSGEMLENALIAGLVSIGAEVMRLGVISTPGVAYLTKEMGAELGVMISASHNPVADNGIKFFGSDGFKLSDDQENEIETLLDQEHPDLPRPTGNQIVHTSDYFEGAQKYLSYLKSTVDVNLEGLKIALDGAHGSTASLAPFLFGDLEADTVTMGCSPDGYNINDGVGSTHPEALAEKVRETEADFGLAFDGDGDRIIAVDEYGNIVDGDQIMFIIGQEMAKNHELNDNMIVSTVMSNLGFYKALESEGIASNKTKVGDRYVVEEMRRGNYNLGGEQSGHIVMMDYNTTGDGLLTGIQLAAVVKRSGKSLSELAAQMKKYPQSLVNVRVSDKHGVEQNADVKAVMQDVENEMNGEGRILVRPSGTEPLVRVMVEAKTDEDAERFAKTIADVVEAKMGL, encoded by the coding sequence ATGGGTAAATACTTTGGTACAGACGGTGTAAGAGGCGTTGCCAACCAAGAATTAACTCCAGAACTTGCATTTAAATTAGGACGTTATGGTGGCTATGTATTAGCACATAATCAACACAAAGACCACCCACGTGTCCTTGTAGGTAAAGACACACGTGTATCAGGTGAAATGCTAGAAAATGCATTAATTGCAGGCCTCGTATCTATAGGCGCTGAAGTGATGCGTTTAGGTGTCATTTCAACACCAGGTGTAGCCTATTTAACAAAAGAAATGGGTGCAGAATTAGGTGTGATGATTTCTGCATCGCATAATCCAGTTGCCGATAATGGTATTAAATTTTTTGGCTCTGACGGATTTAAATTGTCTGATGATCAAGAAAATGAAATAGAGACGCTTTTAGATCAAGAACATCCTGATTTACCAAGGCCTACAGGCAATCAAATTGTGCATACTTCTGATTATTTTGAAGGTGCACAAAAGTATTTAAGTTATTTAAAGTCAACGGTTGATGTGAATTTAGAAGGACTTAAAATTGCGCTTGATGGTGCACATGGTTCGACTGCTTCCTTAGCACCATTTTTATTCGGTGATTTAGAAGCGGATACTGTAACAATGGGATGTAGCCCAGATGGTTATAATATAAATGATGGTGTGGGGTCTACACATCCAGAAGCGCTTGCTGAAAAAGTGCGTGAAACAGAAGCTGATTTTGGTTTAGCATTTGATGGCGATGGCGATCGTATTATTGCTGTAGACGAATATGGGAACATTGTAGACGGTGATCAAATCATGTTTATTATTGGCCAAGAAATGGCTAAAAATCATGAACTAAATGATAATATGATTGTGTCCACAGTCATGAGTAATTTAGGTTTCTATAAAGCTTTAGAAAGTGAAGGTATTGCGTCGAATAAGACAAAAGTGGGTGACCGCTATGTCGTTGAAGAAATGCGTCGAGGCAATTATAATTTAGGCGGAGAACAGTCTGGTCATATTGTAATGATGGATTACAATACGACGGGTGATGGTCTTTTAACAGGTATACAATTAGCAGCAGTTGTGAAACGATCAGGAAAATCTTTGAGCGAACTCGCAGCACAAATGAAAAAATATCCACAATCATTAGTCAATGTACGTGTTTCAGATAAACATGGTGTTGAACAAAATGCTGATGTTAAAGCTGTCATGCAAGACGTTGAAAATGAAATGAACGGTGAAGGTCGTATTTTAGTGCGTCCTTCAGGAACAGAACCACTTGTGCGTGTTATGGTTGAAGCTAAAACTGATGAAGATGCAGAACGCTTTGCGAAAACAATCGCAGATGTAGTTGAAGCTAAAATGGGATTATAA